One window of the Niallia circulans genome contains the following:
- a CDS encoding glycoside hydrolase domain-containing protein — translation MDWKKYLLIAAATFLILFSGIVTVLLFQANKVEADKEKGNSVNSESNVTTESGQGNVNISVTNNIQNIVSGESKATIENKVKNDLEDKEATIDNSIENKTENEASVTINNAIENLLKGQVNGTTNNNITNNILSSNKAELANNILNDLDLNVDVNVSNEVNTNGKKESSNNDNGDTNDNGNNKEDNGKEENDGKETNGNEENKEKTSYLWGIDSASETTQDFLACVRDNFGNPKVIARYLGTNEGVSHGLTADQVDLIHSNEADILLIYNGFTDATGYDNGVSEAKKAIELAKELGAPDGVAIFADIEPNYPVDAAFIEGWYAEVSKSIYKPAIYGIFDKDEALTVSFNEAVKNKEEIKDNTFLWSASPNIGITTEEDAPKFKVDAPEESLAYGWQYGINDQTCNIDTNLFDSKLTNVLWKQ, via the coding sequence ATGGATTGGAAGAAATACCTTCTTATAGCAGCTGCTACTTTCTTGATTCTTTTTTCTGGAATTGTTACTGTTTTGCTTTTTCAAGCAAATAAAGTGGAAGCGGACAAAGAAAAAGGCAATTCAGTTAATTCCGAAAGTAATGTCACAACGGAAAGCGGTCAAGGCAATGTTAATATTTCTGTAACAAACAATATACAAAATATAGTGAGTGGCGAATCTAAAGCAACAATAGAAAATAAGGTGAAAAATGATTTAGAAGATAAAGAAGCAACAATTGATAATAGTATTGAAAATAAGACAGAAAACGAAGCATCTGTTACTATTAATAATGCTATTGAAAACTTGTTAAAAGGACAGGTAAATGGTACGACCAATAATAATATTACGAATAATATTCTCTCTAGTAATAAAGCAGAGCTAGCGAATAATATATTGAATGATTTAGATTTAAATGTGGACGTTAATGTCTCCAATGAAGTTAATACAAATGGGAAGAAAGAATCTTCCAATAATGATAATGGAGATACAAACGACAACGGAAATAATAAAGAAGATAATGGTAAGGAGGAAAACGACGGGAAAGAAACAAACGGAAATGAGGAAAACAAGGAAAAAACATCCTATTTATGGGGAATTGATTCTGCAAGTGAAACAACACAGGATTTTCTTGCTTGTGTAAGAGATAACTTTGGAAATCCTAAAGTGATTGCACGCTATCTAGGAACAAATGAAGGTGTTTCTCATGGCTTGACGGCAGATCAAGTCGATTTAATTCATTCCAATGAAGCGGATATCTTACTAATATATAATGGGTTTACAGACGCAACAGGGTATGATAATGGTGTAAGTGAAGCGAAGAAGGCAATTGAGTTGGCTAAGGAGCTTGGAGCCCCAGATGGTGTAGCCATTTTTGCGGATATAGAACCCAATTATCCTGTGGATGCCGCCTTTATAGAAGGTTGGTATGCCGAAGTTAGTAAATCTATCTATAAGCCTGCTATTTATGGTATTTTTGATAAAGATGAAGCGTTAACTGTTTCCTTTAATGAAGCTGTAAAAAACAAAGAGGAAATAAAAGATAATACATTTCTATGGTCTGCCTCTCCTAATATTGGGATAACTACAGAAGAAGATGCTCCCAAATTTAAAGTGGATGCACCGGAAGAGTCGCTTGCCTATGGCTGGCAATATGGTATTAATGATCAGACATGTAATATAGATACTAATCTATTCGACAGCAAACTGACAAATGTATTATGGAAACAATAA
- a CDS encoding polysaccharide deacetylase family protein encodes MLYLVALSQSVFIVACSAPLPEDPVNLKQSHINPEQKNWQLSSDFITVLVEAAKKGMTDTSSFNVFTSTIEQVISQWGEPDQTDQVGDGYYAIYKEKDTVFGYTAKGDIYDVRSNKKRLNRLSLSDLKKKIGDPAEIRIGDGEQIIVYNLSEDIQLKFIILNKTNRVEHLSVYHKPRSIQEEYTLTIQGESNQLTNKQWEMMQNWRREIVKFQENKANVYLNGRNEKKISLTFDDGPDDSITPRIIEILQQYKVKGNFFFIGSEAEKHPQVVKNAYKNGNLVLSHSYHHVDLSVLDKEQQLEEITRAGSALQSLIGKEPAMIRPPYGETNETLMKNAELKGYSIIIWSIDTLDWSQMEADNIIRNVTNHLRNGDIILMHSDSEKTETAKALPKIIEAIQERDFQIVGLDELLGIEAYQ; translated from the coding sequence TTGCTCTATTTGGTCGCACTATCACAATCTGTTTTCATTGTGGCATGTAGTGCTCCGTTACCAGAAGACCCAGTAAATCTTAAACAGAGTCATATAAATCCAGAACAAAAGAATTGGCAGTTATCTTCTGACTTTATAACTGTTCTAGTAGAAGCTGCAAAAAAAGGCATGACGGATACAAGTTCCTTTAATGTCTTTACCAGTACCATCGAACAAGTAATTAGCCAATGGGGAGAACCGGATCAAACAGATCAAGTAGGAGATGGATACTATGCCATCTATAAGGAAAAGGATACCGTGTTTGGCTATACTGCCAAAGGCGATATTTATGATGTTCGTTCCAATAAAAAGCGATTAAATAGATTATCTCTATCAGATTTAAAAAAGAAAATAGGGGACCCAGCAGAAATTAGAATAGGGGACGGCGAACAAATAATTGTCTATAACCTTAGTGAAGATATTCAGCTTAAGTTTATTATATTAAATAAAACCAATAGGGTAGAACATTTATCTGTCTATCACAAACCTAGAAGTATACAAGAGGAATATACCTTAACTATCCAAGGCGAATCTAATCAACTTACCAATAAACAATGGGAAATGATGCAAAACTGGAGGAGGGAGATCGTGAAATTCCAAGAGAATAAAGCAAATGTATACCTCAATGGGCGGAATGAAAAGAAAATTTCTTTAACCTTTGATGATGGACCTGATGATAGCATTACACCAAGAATCATTGAAATATTACAGCAATATAAAGTGAAAGGGAATTTTTTCTTTATCGGCAGTGAAGCAGAAAAACATCCGCAAGTTGTAAAAAATGCTTATAAAAATGGGAATTTAGTTTTGAGTCATAGCTATCATCATGTTGACTTATCTGTTTTAGATAAGGAACAGCAATTAGAGGAAATAACACGAGCAGGTAGCGCTCTTCAATCGCTTATTGGAAAAGAACCTGCAATGATTCGCCCACCATATGGAGAAACAAATGAAACGCTAATGAAAAATGCTGAACTAAAAGGATATTCTATTATCATTTGGTCCATCGATACACTTGATTGGTCACAAATGGAGGCAGACAATATTATTAGAAATGTCACCAACCATTTGCGAAACGGCGATATTATTTTAATGCATTCAGATTCAGAAAAAACAGAAACAGCAAAGGCATTACCGAAAATAATTGAAGCTATTCAGGAAAGAGACTTTCAAATAGTCGGACTGGATGAATTACTAGGGATAGAGGCATACCAGTAA
- a CDS encoding permease: protein MNMETLLQLNTIFISIIIEALPFILIGVLISGIIEIFVSEELIAKMMPKNPILAILFASLVGSIIPACECGIIPITRRLILKGVPVPASIAFMLTGPIINPVVMFSTYVAFGNSWRMVILRSVLALVCSILVGLALHKSVKQSPLKSHVIEHVHFHSFKDRIEAMFKHSIDEFFSVGKYLVIGSFIAAAVQTLVKTSTLVSIGTGQASSHLVMMGLAYILSLCSQADAFVAASFRNSFSEGSILAFLVFGPMLDIKNTLMMLSTFKAKFVILLTGLITVCVFLVTIFL, encoded by the coding sequence ATGAATATGGAAACCTTATTACAATTAAATACGATTTTTATCAGTATTATCATTGAGGCATTGCCCTTTATTCTAATTGGGGTTCTTATTTCGGGAATAATCGAAATTTTTGTCTCAGAGGAACTTATTGCAAAAATGATGCCGAAAAATCCAATACTGGCCATTTTATTTGCTTCTTTAGTTGGAAGCATTATCCCAGCATGCGAATGTGGAATTATTCCTATTACAAGGCGGTTAATTTTAAAAGGAGTACCGGTTCCTGCCAGTATTGCCTTTATGCTTACCGGACCGATTATTAATCCAGTAGTTATGTTCTCGACATATGTTGCTTTCGGGAATAGCTGGAGAATGGTAATTCTTCGTTCTGTATTGGCGCTTGTTTGTTCCATTCTTGTTGGACTTGCTCTGCATAAATCAGTAAAGCAATCTCCGTTGAAAAGTCATGTGATTGAACATGTGCACTTTCATTCTTTTAAAGACCGAATCGAAGCAATGTTCAAACATTCGATCGATGAATTTTTCTCTGTTGGAAAATACTTAGTTATCGGCTCGTTTATTGCTGCAGCAGTACAAACTTTAGTCAAGACTTCCACCCTAGTCTCAATAGGAACCGGACAGGCTTCCTCTCATCTTGTGATGATGGGACTTGCGTACATACTAAGTCTTTGTTCCCAAGCAGATGCTTTTGTTGCAGCGAGCTTTAGAAACAGCTTCTCTGAAGGTTCTATTCTTGCTTTCCTAGTGTTTGGTCCTATGTTGGATATCAAAAATACATTGATGATGCTAAGCACTTTTAAAGCCAAGTTTGTCATTCTATTAACAGGCCTTATTACAGTTTGCGTGTTTCTCGTAACAATTTTTCTATAA
- a CDS encoding NAD(P)/FAD-dependent oxidoreductase yields the protein MLDCIVIGGGPAGLNASLVLGRARMKTILFDDDKPRNSVTQESHGFITRDGIKPSQFKQLGKEELKKYPDVFFKHQQVTEIKKVNKYFIIFTDQNESYQAKKIILSTGLIDILPDIAGLHHFYGKSIYSCPFCDGWELKDRALAVLAENDHAFHLTKLLFNWSKNLIVCTNGKKILTKEQLDMLNNKNIKVIEHEIDRLYGDKGQLQKIIFKNGEEVDREGGFVTAELQQAVPFAEALGCTLNKMGGVETDALGRTNIEGVYASGDNTLLTPPQLINAASQGSRAASGVIADLINEEF from the coding sequence TTGTTAGATTGTATTGTAATAGGTGGAGGCCCAGCCGGTTTAAATGCATCACTTGTTCTTGGAAGAGCACGAATGAAAACGATCTTATTCGACGACGATAAACCTAGAAATTCCGTTACCCAAGAATCCCATGGTTTCATAACAAGAGACGGTATTAAGCCTTCCCAATTTAAGCAACTTGGGAAAGAAGAATTAAAAAAATATCCCGATGTATTCTTTAAACACCAACAAGTTACAGAGATTAAAAAGGTAAATAAATACTTCATCATTTTCACTGATCAAAATGAATCATATCAGGCAAAGAAAATTATATTATCTACTGGACTGATTGATATTCTGCCCGATATTGCTGGCTTGCATCATTTTTATGGAAAAAGCATATATAGTTGTCCATTTTGTGATGGGTGGGAACTTAAAGATCGAGCTTTAGCAGTATTGGCAGAAAATGATCATGCTTTTCATTTAACTAAATTGCTTTTTAATTGGAGTAAAAACCTTATCGTTTGCACAAACGGCAAGAAGATACTTACAAAAGAGCAACTTGACATGCTAAATAACAAAAATATTAAAGTAATCGAACATGAAATAGACAGGCTGTACGGTGATAAGGGACAATTGCAAAAGATTATCTTTAAAAATGGGGAAGAGGTTGATAGAGAAGGAGGCTTTGTCACAGCCGAACTTCAACAAGCCGTTCCCTTTGCTGAAGCACTTGGATGTACATTAAATAAGATGGGTGGAGTGGAAACCGATGCTCTTGGGCGAACTAATATAGAAGGAGTATACGCAAGTGGAGATAATACTCTACTAACACCACCACAGTTAATAAACGCTGCAAGCCAAGGCAGCAGAGCTGCTTCAGGAGTAATAGCTGACTTAATTAATGAGGAATTTTAA
- a CDS encoding TIGR03943 family putative permease subunit yields MFRIFVLIGFTYLFLHLHATGDISKYINMKYAYISESAIYIFVLFTIICVYNYVKKDKHTHDESCNHCGHDHAHEENSWWKRGLTIITLLIPILTGLILPVATLDSNIVEKKGLYFPAYDEGDEYSQHQFLQPNTSSYYGKEGYAEVMDKGLDKIKNLPEIKLGEDNFLNDLETIYNYPGQFMDRKITLTGFTYKEEDLTNNQLFLLRFGIIHCIADAGVFGMLLDIPDELKRENDQWLQVTGKLETVYYQPFKKTIPILKVTDWKSINQPDDPYVYRQY; encoded by the coding sequence ATGTTTCGAATATTTGTATTAATAGGCTTTACTTATTTATTTCTACATTTACATGCAACTGGCGATATTTCAAAATATATTAATATGAAATATGCTTATATTTCAGAGTCTGCTATCTATATATTTGTTCTCTTTACAATTATATGTGTCTATAACTATGTAAAAAAAGATAAACATACACATGATGAATCGTGTAATCATTGTGGACATGATCATGCTCATGAAGAAAATAGTTGGTGGAAACGTGGATTAACGATTATAACCTTGCTTATTCCTATTCTTACTGGTTTAATCCTTCCAGTGGCTACTCTTGATTCGAATATTGTGGAGAAAAAAGGACTCTACTTCCCTGCATATGATGAAGGAGATGAATATAGTCAGCATCAATTCCTGCAGCCGAATACGAGTAGCTATTATGGCAAAGAAGGCTATGCAGAAGTGATGGATAAAGGCTTAGATAAAATAAAGAATCTCCCTGAAATTAAATTAGGGGAAGATAATTTTTTAAATGATTTGGAAACAATTTATAATTACCCAGGACAATTTATGGATAGAAAAATTACATTGACAGGCTTTACTTACAAGGAAGAGGATTTAACCAATAATCAGCTGTTCCTCCTGCGTTTTGGTATTATCCATTGTATTGCAGATGCGGGTGTTTTTGGAATGCTTCTTGATATTCCGGATGAATTGAAAAGAGAGAATGACCAATGGCTTCAAGTAACAGGTAAGCTTGAAACAGTGTACTATCAACCATTTAAGAAAACCATTCCGATTCTTAAAGTTACAGATTGGAAGTCCATTAATCAGCCAGATGATCCTTATGTATATAGACAGTATTAA
- a CDS encoding LacI family DNA-binding transcriptional regulator: MVAKLTDVAKLAGVSPTTVSRVINKKGYLSEKTIAKVHDAMRELHYQPNNLARSLQGKSTKLVGLIFPALNNVFYAELIDHLERELFRAGYKTIQCNSEHNSDKEREYIQMLQANQVEGIIAGAHNLNHDDYTNIKAPIISFDRFLAPNIPIVSSDNYQGGVLATRSLLNHGIQKIIMLTGSNDVKSPTYLRTKGYIDEMNNAGLQPRVFSINGSFTPLRKSVEIAKILKTEQPEGIFCSDDMKALLVINEAEKLGLTPPQDFKLVGYDGTSFIEDYFPKLTTVKQPLGELAKLCVELLIQKIDGVNDQEDRYEIPVKLISGQTS, translated from the coding sequence ATGGTTGCAAAATTAACCGATGTAGCCAAATTAGCTGGGGTGAGTCCTACAACGGTCAGCCGTGTTATTAATAAAAAAGGCTATCTATCAGAAAAAACAATTGCTAAGGTTCATGATGCAATGAGAGAGCTTCATTACCAACCAAATAATCTTGCTCGCAGTTTGCAGGGGAAGTCCACAAAGCTAGTGGGATTAATTTTTCCTGCTTTAAATAATGTCTTCTATGCGGAATTGATTGATCATTTAGAACGAGAACTTTTCCGTGCAGGGTATAAAACAATCCAATGTAATAGTGAACATAATTCAGATAAAGAACGAGAGTACATTCAAATGCTCCAAGCAAATCAAGTAGAAGGAATCATTGCAGGTGCGCATAACTTAAACCATGATGATTACACGAATATCAAGGCACCTATTATAAGCTTTGACCGTTTCCTTGCTCCTAATATTCCAATTGTAAGCAGTGACAATTATCAGGGCGGTGTTTTAGCAACACGCTCCTTGCTCAACCATGGTATCCAAAAAATAATCATGTTAACTGGAAGCAATGATGTTAAATCACCAACCTATTTACGAACAAAGGGCTATATAGATGAAATGAACAATGCTGGTTTACAACCAAGAGTATTTTCTATAAATGGAAGCTTTACTCCCTTGAGAAAATCAGTTGAAATCGCTAAAATACTTAAAACAGAGCAGCCAGAGGGAATCTTTTGTTCAGATGATATGAAAGCACTTTTAGTAATAAATGAAGCGGAAAAACTTGGTTTAACACCCCCGCAAGATTTTAAACTAGTTGGATATGATGGGACTTCCTTTATAGAGGATTACTTCCCTAAACTAACTACAGTGAAGCAGCCTCTTGGAGAATTGGCTAAGCTTTGTGTAGAACTTCTTATTCAAAAAATAGACGGAGTAAATGATCAGGAAGACCGCTATGAAATCCCCGTAAAACTAATAAGCGGACAAACAAGTTGA
- a CDS encoding L-lactate dehydrogenase: MLSNKVSRVALIGTGFVGSSYAFALMNQGIVDELLLIDLNKNKAFGDVMDLNHGKVFAPNPISIKYGEYKDCAEMDLVVICAGANQKPGETRLDLVEKNLKIFKSIVEQVMASGFNGIFLVATNPVDILTYATWRYSGLPKNQVIGSGTILDTARFRYLLGDYFKVAPTSVHAYIIGEHGDSELPAYSSADVAGIPVYKLMKRAAHYKMEDLDNIFVNVRDAAYKIIEGKGATYYGIAMGLVRITKAILSNENSVLTVSAYLDGQYGEKDVYIGVPAVINREGIREVVELELASDEQEKFHQSAAVLKDILKPHFS, translated from the coding sequence ATGTTAAGTAATAAAGTTAGTCGTGTAGCATTAATCGGCACTGGGTTTGTTGGATCTAGCTATGCATTTGCTTTAATGAATCAAGGAATTGTCGATGAACTATTATTAATTGATCTAAATAAGAACAAAGCATTTGGCGATGTAATGGATTTGAATCACGGCAAGGTATTTGCCCCTAATCCAATCAGTATTAAATATGGGGAATATAAAGACTGTGCTGAAATGGATTTAGTTGTCATATGTGCAGGAGCCAATCAAAAACCAGGAGAAACACGTCTTGATTTAGTGGAAAAAAATTTAAAAATCTTTAAATCCATTGTCGAACAAGTAATGGCAAGTGGATTTAATGGAATATTTTTAGTTGCCACAAACCCAGTAGATATTTTAACCTATGCTACTTGGCGCTATAGTGGTTTACCGAAAAATCAAGTCATTGGCTCTGGTACGATATTAGATACCGCAAGATTTCGCTATTTACTAGGAGATTATTTTAAAGTTGCCCCAACTAGTGTACATGCCTATATTATTGGTGAACATGGGGATAGTGAACTACCTGCCTACAGCTCGGCAGATGTTGCTGGTATCCCGGTTTATAAGTTAATGAAAAGAGCTGCTCATTATAAAATGGAAGATTTAGATAATATTTTTGTGAATGTACGGGATGCGGCATACAAAATCATTGAAGGAAAAGGGGCAACCTATTACGGAATTGCGATGGGACTTGTACGGATAACAAAAGCAATCTTAAGTAATGAAAATAGTGTATTAACGGTTTCTGCCTATTTGGATGGTCAATATGGGGAAAAGGATGTCTATATAGGTGTTCCTGCTGTTATAAATAGAGAGGGAATACGAGAAGTTGTTGAGTTGGAATTAGCTTCAGATGAACAAGAAAAATTTCATCAAAGCGCTGCTGTTTTAAAAGATATTCTCAAACCGCACTTTAGCTAA
- a CDS encoding GNAT family N-acetyltransferase: MNISFKKIDNPTDQLVSCLNKWENDPRLIPFIHPCRDKEDAENRVLVTIEDITKRLTNYHMYAIYLDDILVGEMNYTIDPVHLYKKEQGTAWIAITIGEEVARGKGIGSTSLIYLEEQIKKQGFNRIELGVFEFNKNAYKLYKKLGYQEIGKNKFFTYYQDRMWDDIRMEKYI, encoded by the coding sequence ATGAACATTTCCTTTAAAAAAATAGATAATCCAACTGATCAATTAGTTTCTTGTTTAAATAAGTGGGAAAATGATCCAAGACTTATCCCATTCATTCATCCTTGCAGAGATAAAGAGGATGCAGAAAACCGCGTACTTGTCACAATAGAGGATATAACAAAACGTTTAACCAATTACCATATGTATGCTATTTATTTAGATGATATACTTGTTGGAGAAATGAATTATACGATTGATCCCGTCCATTTATATAAAAAAGAACAGGGGACCGCCTGGATCGCTATTACAATCGGCGAAGAAGTTGCAAGAGGAAAAGGGATCGGCTCAACATCATTAATCTACTTAGAAGAGCAGATCAAAAAACAAGGATTTAACAGGATTGAATTAGGCGTATTTGAATTTAATAAAAACGCATATAAATTATATAAAAAGCTTGGATACCAAGAAATCGGCAAAAATAAATTCTTCACTTATTATCAAGATAGAATGTGGGATGATATTCGCATGGAAAAATATATATGA
- a CDS encoding sucrose-6-phosphate hydrolase, which produces MTDIVSNWTRDLRYKPYSEWDIDYKNALNKSVENSKWRTGYHIEPKTGLLNDPNGFSFFNGKWQLFFQYYPFGAVHGLKSWYHLESKDLVHWQENGIALQSDNNFDSHGVYSGSAYPIDEDKLFLFYTGNVRDKDWNRYSFQNGAFMYKDGTIHKFPKPLINQPNETTDHFRDPQIFCYQDQLYMIIGAQKQSDKKGAIFLYKALENDIKNWTLVSELAFSDQELGFMIECPNLIFIEDVPVLLFCPQGLSKKIQSYENIYPNMYTIGDTFDPVKAAITKTTNLQNLDEGFDVYATQAFNAPDGRALAISWIGLPEVNYPTDQEGYQGVLSLVKELTLQDGKLKQYPVIETKKLREMETSFHESFDTKTNRFELEVIIPENEIVKILLFSNVDKTRYLAFTLDSVNGKVSVDREYAGERFAQEYGFQREAYVSKNTDIKVNIFADTSVFECFVNEGERVITGRVFPDDSQTLIYLHSKRNVSGTIWRLNNQKR; this is translated from the coding sequence ATGACAGATATTGTTAGCAATTGGACACGAGATCTTAGATATAAACCCTATTCAGAATGGGACATTGACTATAAGAATGCTTTAAATAAATCAGTGGAAAACTCCAAGTGGCGTACCGGATATCATATTGAGCCCAAAACAGGTTTGTTAAATGATCCAAATGGCTTCTCATTCTTCAATGGAAAATGGCAGCTCTTTTTTCAGTACTATCCATTCGGCGCTGTCCATGGTTTAAAAAGCTGGTACCATTTAGAAAGCAAGGATTTAGTACATTGGCAAGAAAATGGGATTGCCCTACAATCGGACAATAATTTTGATTCACATGGGGTTTATTCAGGTTCAGCATATCCCATTGATGAAGACAAGCTCTTCCTCTTTTACACTGGTAATGTTAGGGATAAAGATTGGAATCGTTATAGCTTCCAAAATGGGGCCTTTATGTATAAAGACGGAACCATTCATAAATTTCCTAAACCATTGATTAACCAGCCAAATGAAACAACAGATCATTTTAGAGATCCGCAAATTTTTTGTTATCAAGATCAACTGTATATGATTATTGGTGCCCAAAAACAGTCAGATAAAAAAGGGGCTATCTTTCTCTACAAAGCATTAGAAAATGATATTAAAAATTGGACATTGGTTAGTGAATTAGCATTTTCTGATCAAGAACTTGGCTTTATGATTGAATGTCCGAATCTTATCTTTATTGAGGATGTGCCTGTTCTCTTATTCTGCCCACAAGGCTTATCTAAGAAAATTCAATCCTATGAAAATATTTATCCAAATATGTATACCATTGGAGATACGTTTGACCCTGTTAAGGCGGCGATCACTAAAACTACAAATTTGCAAAATCTTGATGAAGGCTTCGATGTCTATGCAACACAAGCATTTAATGCTCCTGATGGCAGGGCCCTTGCGATTAGCTGGATTGGATTACCGGAAGTTAATTATCCGACAGATCAAGAAGGTTATCAAGGTGTATTAAGTTTAGTGAAGGAACTTACATTACAAGATGGGAAACTGAAACAATATCCAGTAATAGAAACAAAAAAATTGCGGGAAATGGAGACGTCTTTTCATGAGTCATTTGACACGAAGACCAATCGATTTGAACTTGAAGTAATCATACCTGAAAATGAAATTGTGAAAATATTGCTCTTTTCAAATGTGGATAAAACGCGTTATTTAGCCTTTACACTCGATTCGGTAAATGGTAAAGTTTCTGTAGACAGAGAATATGCAGGCGAACGCTTTGCACAAGAATATGGTTTCCAGCGGGAAGCATATGTTTCGAAAAATACAGATATAAAAGTAAATATATTTGCTGATACCTCCGTTTTTGAGTGCTTTGTAAATGAAGGAGAACGAGTTATTACAGGACGTGTTTTTCCAGATGATTCACAAACATTAATTTACCTGCATTCTAAACGTAATGTCAGCGGTACAATATGGAGACTAAATAATCAGAAGAGGTAA
- a CDS encoding RrF2 family transcriptional regulator translates to MKYSRATNYALHTMVYLTLATKGKTVGVDQLAKIQDLSPTYLSKILTKLVKAGLIESTPGVNGGYRIIKQAEEISFLDVITAIEGKTSLFTCSLEHDDRKNGECLIENVMLEAETKMREHLSQKYIRDIANQIEHNAK, encoded by the coding sequence ATGAAATATTCAAGAGCAACGAATTATGCATTACACACAATGGTCTATTTAACCCTTGCAACAAAAGGGAAAACGGTAGGAGTAGATCAATTAGCCAAAATCCAAGATTTATCACCAACATATCTATCGAAAATATTAACCAAACTTGTTAAAGCAGGCTTAATTGAGTCAACACCAGGTGTTAATGGCGGTTATCGTATTATAAAACAGGCCGAGGAAATTTCTTTTTTAGATGTTATTACAGCTATTGAGGGAAAGACATCTTTGTTTACCTGTTCATTGGAACATGATGATAGAAAAAACGGCGAATGCTTAATTGAAAATGTCATGTTAGAGGCTGAAACAAAGATGCGTGAACATTTAAGCCAAAAATATATACGCGATATTGCTAATCAAATTGAACATAATGCTAAGTAA